Proteins from a single region of Mesotoga sp. BH458_6_3_2_1:
- a CDS encoding HEAT repeat domain-containing protein yields the protein MNPKEIRKMLHAIEEEISSRAEMNLKDMLDSPSAYVRARAVKSASDREMKIENIESFLEDPSPEVRKNAVASMAKAGESRDTILKALDDPSDLVRSITVKELTEFGYEDEDLARRIAADPSKKVRKTFVIALAEAGERELLKEFAEDPSNDIRGILAAFNGELELKEEELSSLSRKFQKIALLSKLGQRNSGTAERMLALLKDFRAANIKRTLVEVFESFPEEISLPALRKLIESEDRTVAIAALKTYRKIKGYDVSLLQAAERFMDSEDEEMRFVGAQYVKGLVEPSAVEILHAGLEDPSDRVRAVCMEALANLMDHSIEDVIDESLRSTSSKLKKASLRAIKKLKTIDMGDHVGRILSNRKEELQTRILASSVAGLLKLDGLLPHLEGIVLDASNESRLRIASARAMARINPSRLADLFGFTV from the coding sequence ATGAATCCAAAAGAAATAAGAAAGATGCTTCATGCAATTGAAGAAGAGATTTCCTCAAGGGCCGAAATGAATCTGAAAGATATGCTGGATTCACCTTCGGCATATGTTAGGGCCAGGGCTGTGAAGTCCGCCTCCGATAGAGAGATGAAGATAGAGAATATCGAATCCTTTCTAGAAGATCCGTCTCCTGAAGTAAGGAAAAATGCTGTTGCTTCGATGGCAAAAGCCGGTGAAAGTCGCGACACTATACTCAAAGCCTTAGACGATCCCTCAGACCTGGTTCGTAGTATAACGGTTAAAGAGCTGACTGAGTTTGGTTATGAAGATGAGGATCTTGCGAGAAGAATTGCCGCAGATCCTTCAAAGAAGGTTAGAAAAACTTTTGTAATAGCTCTTGCAGAAGCTGGGGAGAGAGAACTTCTCAAAGAGTTTGCGGAGGATCCCAGCAATGATATTCGAGGGATTCTGGCTGCCTTCAATGGAGAACTCGAACTGAAAGAAGAGGAGCTCTCTTCACTATCTAGAAAATTTCAGAAAATTGCTTTGCTTTCAAAACTGGGCCAGCGGAATTCGGGTACTGCTGAGAGAATGCTTGCACTTCTAAAGGACTTTCGTGCCGCCAATATTAAGCGAACCCTGGTCGAGGTTTTTGAGTCTTTCCCTGAAGAGATTTCGCTTCCCGCACTAAGAAAGCTCATCGAATCCGAGGATAGAACCGTTGCGATAGCTGCTCTGAAGACCTATAGAAAGATCAAAGGATATGATGTTTCTCTACTGCAGGCTGCGGAAAGGTTTATGGATTCGGAAGATGAAGAGATGAGGTTCGTTGGTGCTCAATATGTCAAGGGTTTGGTTGAGCCTTCCGCAGTTGAGATTCTCCATGCTGGACTGGAGGACCCCTCTGACAGAGTGAGAGCGGTGTGTATGGAGGCTTTGGCTAATCTCATGGATCATTCAATTGAGGACGTGATCGACGAGTCGCTCAGGTCGACATCATCGAAGCTAAAGAAAGCATCGTTGAGAGCAATAAAAAAACTCAAGACCATAGATATGGGAGACCATGTTGGAAGGATTCTTTCTAACAGAAAAGAGGAGCTTCAGACAAGAATACTTGCTTCTTCAGTAGCAGGCCTTCTTAAACTGGACGGTCTTCTCCCGCATCTTGAGGGAATAGTATTGGATGCTTCCAACGAAAGCCGCCTCAGGATAGCTTCTGCCCGGGCCATGGCAAGAATCAATCCTTCTCGTTTAGCAGATCTTTTCGGCTTCACAGTATGA
- a CDS encoding type II secretion system protein J — translation MKKGISLIEMVVSLAVSALLLISIFKIVNLSLAMSFSIVKETKAYTALSRTFDILERDLSRSTGNFSWGVSFISFDAIIEGEYKRIRYYVSGNRIMRRSGNSYNTVTEFQKSAGFFEEEEIVRFIIDEREILIGIEGG, via the coding sequence ATGAAGAAGGGAATCTCTCTGATTGAGATGGTCGTCTCTCTTGCTGTATCAGCGTTGCTGCTAATATCCATTTTCAAGATAGTGAATTTGTCACTGGCGATGTCATTCAGCATAGTGAAAGAAACAAAGGCTTACACGGCTCTGTCCAGAACCTTCGATATTCTAGAGAGGGACCTCTCCCGTTCAACCGGAAACTTCTCCTGGGGAGTTTCCTTCATCAGTTTTGACGCGATTATTGAAGGTGAATATAAGAGAATTAGGTATTACGTTTCCGGTAACAGAATAATGAGAAGATCCGGAAATTCATATAACACGGTGACTGAATTTCAGAAGTCAGCCGGCTTTTTTGAAGAAGAAGAGATAGTTAGATTCATTATTGATGAAAGAGAAATCCTGATTGGGATTGAAGGTGGATAA
- the queD gene encoding 6-carboxytetrahydropterin synthase QueD — protein sequence MFFLTKEFTFDAAHNLTSYHGKCEKLHGHTYKLQITVAGEKNQEDMVVDFLQLKDLVKSEVLNLLDHAYINDVIPQPTAENIAEWIFKRLASRVEGNQYELYEVAVWETPTSFVRYRERAVW from the coding sequence ATGTTCTTCCTAACTAAGGAATTCACATTTGATGCGGCTCATAATCTGACAAGTTATCACGGAAAGTGTGAGAAACTTCACGGCCACACTTATAAGCTACAGATAACAGTTGCAGGAGAGAAGAATCAAGAGGATATGGTCGTTGATTTTTTGCAGCTAAAAGATTTGGTCAAATCGGAGGTTTTGAACTTACTCGATCATGCATACATAAATGATGTTATACCTCAGCCGACCGCAGAGAACATCGCTGAGTGGATATTCAAACGCCTGGCTTCCAGGGTTGAGGGGAACCAATACGAGCTTTATGAAGTGGCGGTGTGGGAAACACCGACTAGCTTTGTTCGTTATAGGGAGAGAGCTGTTTGGTAG
- a CDS encoding energy-coupling factor transporter transmembrane protein EcfT codes for MVGIPLGRFVPVDSVIHKLSPVAKTISFVSLAVGSLFLSGFGDFTVFLSLWIILSGLSAVPFREYMKALRGIRLLILLIVVFQILFSHGKVLLDLKVLRITEEGLINSVLLSGRMILAVLFSIVLSLTTSPLEISFSVEEIVSKFPASRKRSSELGMALSLTLTFIPLISLQTNRIIMAQKARGVDFDRGSITSKVKNSLSVVIPVITTSLKKAQDTAVALQIRGYKPGQKLTSLREKSWSSNDSILLVVTVLSILSAIIL; via the coding sequence TTGGTAGGAATTCCACTTGGGCGTTTCGTTCCGGTTGATTCGGTTATTCACAAATTGTCACCAGTAGCAAAGACCATATCCTTTGTTTCGCTTGCGGTCGGCTCTCTTTTTCTGAGCGGGTTTGGAGATTTCACAGTCTTCTTATCACTTTGGATAATTCTCTCCGGACTTTCGGCAGTTCCTTTCAGGGAGTATATGAAGGCACTTCGGGGAATAAGATTGTTGATCCTGTTGATCGTGGTCTTTCAGATCCTTTTCTCTCACGGAAAAGTCCTGCTGGACCTAAAAGTGTTGAGAATTACGGAAGAAGGTTTAATTAACTCTGTTTTGCTTTCGGGGAGAATGATTCTTGCCGTGCTTTTCAGTATAGTTCTCTCACTCACGACATCTCCCCTTGAGATCTCTTTTTCTGTGGAAGAGATTGTCAGCAAGTTCCCTGCCAGCAGGAAACGGTCTTCTGAACTTGGGATGGCGCTTTCGTTGACACTTACTTTCATCCCACTGATTTCTCTTCAAACAAACCGGATAATCATGGCACAGAAGGCGAGAGGCGTTGATTTTGACAGAGGAAGCATTACTTCAAAAGTGAAAAACTCGCTATCAGTAGTGATCCCGGTAATTACGACATCGCTAAAAAAGGCTCAGGATACTGCAGTCGCCCTTCAGATTAGGGGCTACAAACCCGGACAAAAGTTAACTAGCCTTAGGGAAAAGAGCTGGTCTTCAAACGACTCGATTCTTCTGGTAGTAACGGTCCTTTCAATTTTGAGTGCCATCATACTGTGA